Proteins encoded in a region of the Bactrocera tryoni isolate S06 chromosome 4, CSIRO_BtryS06_freeze2, whole genome shotgun sequence genome:
- the LOC120775615 gene encoding glucose dehydrogenase [FAD, quinone]-like — MWTRLVLIVLLLTTFSRVSHAQRGNIITTLFEFLRRGQNDLNIEHVDDNVQLLNEYDFIVVGAGTAGCTLAARLAENPAWKVLLIEAGGPENMAMDIPILAHFLQLTEINWGYRTQPSDKYCLAMNNRRCNWPRGKVMGGSSVLNYMMYTRGNRRDYDRWAALGNEGWSYREVLPYFRKYEGSEIPNAERDYVGRQGPVKIGYPGWRSQISAAFVQAAQEDGLKYRDYNGRIQTGVSYLQATIHNGMRWSSNRAYLYPHKGKRSNLHVKKNTLVTKVLIEPRTKTAYGVILSTGGQSYQVRARREVILSAGAINTPQLLMLSGIGPAKHLRDVGIKPIADLAVGYNLQDHIAPAVSFTANVSSIRTTDYFETSNIMKYIDGKGVFGLPGAVEAIAFWDLGQPWLEDGWPDLEMFQLAGSFDENPATLRAFGLQPDIYNTMFGNVKSDGFMIFPMILRPKSRGRVLLKSNDPFKYPLLYANYFAHPDDLDIAVRGVLKTISLIEKPAFKAINARMLERVMPGCAKVPYKSRAYWECYVRHFTFTIYHYSGTAKMGPVTDPTAVVDPRLRVYGVNQLRVVDASIMPEIIAGHPNGPVFMIAEKAADMIKQDYNYI; from the coding sequence ATGTGGACGCGACTAGTTTTAATTGTTCTTTTACTCACAACTTTCAGTCGCGTCTCGCATGCGCAACGTGGTAATATCATAACAActttattcgaatttttgcGACGTGGTCAAAATGATCTGAATATTGAACATGTGGATGATAATGTACAACTCTTGAATGAGTATGATTTTATCGTCGTCGGTGCGGGCACAGCGGGTTGTACGTTAGCGGCGCGTTTGGCCGAAAATCCCGCTTGGAAGGTGCTGCTGATCGAAGCTGGCGGCCCCGAAAATATGGCTATGGATATACCAATTCTGGCGCATTTCCTACAGCTCACAGAAATAAATTGGGGCTATCGCACGCAGCCGTCGGATAAGTATTGCCTGGCCATGAACAATCGCCGTTGTAATTGGCCGCGCGGCAAAGTTATGGGCGGCTCGTCCGTGCTCAACTACATGATGTACACACGTGGCAATCGCCGCGACTATGACCGCTGGGCAGCGCTGGGCAATGAGGGTTGGAGCTACCGAGAAGTATTgccatattttcgaaaatacgaAGGCTCCGAAATACCCAACGCTGAACGTGACTATGTGGGGCGTCAAGGACCTGTGAAAATCGGCTATCCGGGCTGGCGTTCGCAGATCTCAGCGGCTTTTGTGCAAGCCGCACAGGAAGACGGCTTGAAGTACCGTGACTACAATGGGCGCATACAAACCGGCGTGTCCTATTTACAGGCCACAATACATAATGGTATGCGCTGGAGTTCTAATCGCGCCTACCTTTATCCGCATAAAGGCAAACGTTCCAATTTGCATGTGAAAAAGAATACGTTAGTTACTAAAGTGTTGATAGAACCGCGTACAAAGACCGCGTACGGTGTGATACTAAGCACTGGCGGTCAATCCTACCAGGTGCGCGCAAGACGCGAGGTAATACTAAGCGCAGGCGCTATCAACACACCACAGCTGCTAATGCTCTCCGGTATTGGACCTGCGAAGCATTTGCGCGACGTAGGCATCAAGCCAATTGCAGATTTGGCCGTCGGCTACAATCTACAGGATCATATTGCGCCAGCAGTCTCGTTCACCGCTAACGTTAGCTCCATCAGAACTACAGATTACTTCGAAACTAGCAATATAATGAAATACATAGATGGCAAGGGAGTATTCGGCTTACCCGGCGCTGTAGAAGCGATCGCGTTCTGGGATTTGGGGCAGCCGTGGCTAGAGGATGGTTGGCCGGATTTGGAAATGTTTCAATTAGCCGGCTCTTTCGATGAGAACCCGGCGACGCTGCGCGCTTTTGGCTTACAACCGGACATCTATAACACCATGTTCGGTAATGTGAAGAGCGACGGTTTCATGATATTTCCCATGATACTGCGTCCCAAAAGCCGTGGACGAGTCTTGCTTAAGAGCAATGATCCCTTCAAATACCCGCTTTTGTATGCAAACTACTTTGCGCATCCCGACGATTTGGATATAGCAGTGCGCGGTGTGCTAAAGACAATTAGTTTGATCGAAAAACCTGCATTTAAGGCGATTAATGCGCGCATGTTAGAGCGCGTTATGCCCGGTTGTGCTAAAGTGCCATATAAATCGCGCGCCTACTGGGAGTGCTACGTGCGACATTTCACTTTCACCATCTACCACTACTCCGGCACAGCGAAAATGGGACCGGTCACGGATCCAACGGCTGTGGTTGATCCAAGATTGCGCGTCTATGGCGTCAACCAATTGCGTGTGGTGGATGCCAGCATAATGCCGGAAATTATAGCGGGACATCCCAATGGACCTGTGTTCATGATAGCAGAGAAAGCAGCCGATATGATTAAGCAGGACTACAACTACATTTGA